Proteins encoded by one window of Candidatus Nitrosocosmicus hydrocola:
- the hisS gene encoding histidine--tRNA ligase, which yields MKFLLPRGMRDLEPEEFENINFIRNTFIESARIFNFTIMEPSPLELLSTLESKSGPAITKEIYNFKDKGNREVALRFDITIGLTRYFASRRDLKIPAKIASFGGVWRYDEPQAGRYRFFHQWDIEIYGPTSTEADTEIIEFTSVFMTKLGLRNIVIEINSRSLLEEYIKNILKISKDDIIFEIYRAIDKIPKKGKIEVLKEYEDRIGREILLKIMDFADNRGPFDQIDKIIRPFGLSAWDEIERIANSLQNKGVLNVQINLGIVRGLDYYSGVVFEAVDSNNNFGAIVGGGRYNSLTEVFGRRDTGATGAAGGVERIIMAMKHQEIIKDHINSEIENVNFIIYNSIDLFGYAEHLASILRRRNIPIEYDLLKRSFSKQISEAENKKSKNIIILKRDEIENGVEITIRNTFRKRDTKIRATKNFDELIKELSQTDHDKGN from the coding sequence ATGAAATTTTTGTTGCCAAGGGGAATGAGGGATTTGGAACCCGAAGAGTTTGAAAATATCAACTTTATAAGAAATACATTCATCGAGTCTGCAAGAATTTTTAATTTCACAATTATGGAACCTTCTCCATTAGAATTATTGTCTACTTTAGAGTCCAAGTCTGGCCCAGCAATAACTAAAGAGATCTATAACTTCAAGGACAAAGGTAATCGCGAAGTAGCTTTGAGATTTGATATAACAATTGGACTGACAAGGTATTTTGCTTCAAGAAGAGATCTCAAGATTCCAGCCAAGATTGCTTCATTTGGAGGAGTATGGAGGTATGATGAACCACAAGCAGGAAGGTACCGATTTTTTCATCAATGGGACATAGAAATTTATGGTCCTACTTCCACAGAAGCTGATACTGAGATTATTGAATTTACATCTGTTTTCATGACTAAATTGGGTTTAAGAAACATAGTTATTGAAATCAATAGTAGATCACTTTTAGAAGAATATATAAAAAACATACTCAAGATTTCGAAAGATGATATAATCTTTGAGATTTACCGAGCAATTGATAAAATACCTAAGAAAGGAAAGATAGAGGTATTAAAAGAATATGAAGACAGGATTGGCAGAGAAATTTTGCTAAAGATTATGGATTTTGCGGATAACAGGGGTCCATTTGATCAGATTGACAAGATAATAAGACCATTTGGCCTTTCAGCATGGGATGAAATAGAAAGAATTGCCAATTCATTACAAAACAAGGGAGTACTCAATGTTCAAATCAATCTTGGAATTGTAAGGGGGTTGGATTATTACTCTGGAGTAGTTTTTGAGGCAGTTGATTCAAACAATAATTTTGGTGCTATTGTAGGTGGCGGACGCTACAATAGTCTTACTGAAGTTTTTGGAAGAAGAGACACTGGAGCCACAGGCGCCGCCGGTGGCGTCGAACGCATAATCATGGCAATGAAACATCAAGAAATCATAAAAGATCATATAAATAGTGAGATCGAGAATGTTAATTTCATAATCTATAATTCCATAGATTTGTTTGGATATGCTGAGCATTTGGCCTCGATATTAAGAAGAAGAAATATACCAATAGAATATGATTTGTTAAAAAGATCCTTTTCAAAACAAATAAGCGAAGCTGAAAACAAAAAAAGCAAAAATATTATTATCCTAAAAAGGGACGAAATAGAAAACGGCGTAGAGATCACCATAAGAAATACATTTCGAAAGAGAGATACAAAGATAAGAGCTACCAAAAATTTTGATGAATTAATAAAAGAGTTAAGTCAAACAGACCACGATAAAGGAAATTAA
- a CDS encoding succinate dehydrogenase, translating to MGLKSEDDNNSEINPSNEIRVDNGREGLKGWLNPTRYGWERVSYWLQRLTGVGLLIYFVGHVYETSSLTNGINAWNSMLELTQTTGGHIFLMLVIGASTFHTVNGIRLIFTESGIGLGKPGRPDYPYDATSLNYKQKSGIWVALILAGIAMLYGGMVMFGDAG from the coding sequence ATGGGACTCAAATCCGAAGACGACAATAATTCTGAAATTAATCCAAGTAATGAGATCCGGGTAGATAATGGGCGTGAAGGTTTAAAGGGCTGGCTTAATCCTACGCGTTATGGCTGGGAGCGAGTATCCTATTGGCTGCAGCGGTTAACTGGCGTGGGTTTATTGATATACTTTGTGGGACATGTATATGAAACTAGTTCCCTAACCAACGGAATAAATGCTTGGAATAGTATGTTGGAGTTGACTCAGACAACCGGGGGACATATTTTTCTAATGTTAGTTATCGGAGCAAGTACTTTTCATACTGTTAATGGGATCAGGCTCATTTTTACAGAGTCGGGAATAGGTTTAGGTAAACCTGGGCGTCCAGATTATCCGTATGATGCTACTTCCCTGAATTATAAACAAAAGTCTGGAATCTGGGTTGCCTTGATATTAGCTGGAATCGCCATGCTTTATGGTGGAATGGTTATGTTCGGAGATGCTGGCTAA
- a CDS encoding succinate dehydrogenase/fumarate reductase iron-sulfur subunit, with protein MSEETSRIKLKVFRTNYNKSSFSYFDEFDVNVKRWTTVLDALLDAKSYSDSSIGIRYSCRMASCGSCGMKINGKPRLACYTKISELNDQTIVCEPLPNFPRIRDLVTDFTQFFAQHKKVEPYVHNEDVPTEVTEKDELVEFKQTPEEVDKYLQFSYCIKCGLCYSACPTVATDSKFPGPQALSQAYRYLADNRDDGSSKRFKIIDERHGIWRCHFAGSCSNVCPKGVDPALGIQLLKGHLMGVSKNDKKIASVRSKDE; from the coding sequence ATGAGTGAAGAAACAAGCAGAATAAAATTAAAGGTATTTAGAACAAATTACAACAAATCATCTTTTTCGTATTTTGATGAATTTGATGTCAATGTTAAACGATGGACAACAGTTTTAGATGCATTGTTGGATGCAAAGAGCTATTCTGATAGTAGCATAGGGATACGATATTCTTGTAGAATGGCCTCTTGTGGTTCATGCGGAATGAAAATAAATGGTAAACCTCGACTAGCTTGTTATACAAAGATATCTGAACTAAATGATCAAACAATAGTTTGCGAACCTCTTCCTAACTTCCCCCGAATAAGAGATTTGGTAACCGATTTCACACAATTCTTTGCACAACATAAGAAAGTTGAACCTTATGTTCATAACGAGGATGTACCAACCGAGGTCACCGAAAAAGACGAATTGGTCGAGTTTAAACAGACGCCAGAAGAGGTAGACAAGTATTTACAATTCTCTTATTGTATCAAATGTGGCTTGTGTTATTCAGCTTGCCCTACAGTGGCAACTGATTCCAAATTTCCTGGACCTCAGGCATTATCTCAGGCTTATCGATATTTGGCAGACAATAGGGATGATGGCAGCTCAAAGAGATTCAAAATAATTGACGAGCGACATGGAATTTGGAGATGTCATTTTGCAGGATCTTGTAGCAATGTGTGTCCCAAAGGTGTTGATCCTGCCTTAGGAATCCAGCTTCTGAAAGGACATTTAATGGGAGTTTCCAAGAATGATAAAAAAATAGCTTCTGTTAGATCAAAGGACGAGTAA
- a CDS encoding metal-sulfur cluster assembly factor, whose product MSQDLQLTRRQIFDELTKIVDPEIGVSIMELELIDKVDIDKGKVNIDLHLTSPFCPAVFGFKIAQDVRDNIFKVEGIKDVKINVSNHFMAEAINKQVNESKKPSEQKEVETKK is encoded by the coding sequence ATGTCTCAAGATTTGCAATTAACCAGACGACAAATATTCGATGAACTTACAAAAATAGTTGATCCAGAAATAGGAGTATCCATAATGGAACTAGAGTTAATAGACAAAGTAGACATAGATAAGGGGAAAGTTAACATAGATTTACATCTTACTAGTCCTTTCTGTCCAGCAGTATTTGGATTTAAGATAGCTCAAGATGTAAGAGACAACATTTTCAAAGTTGAAGGTATCAAGGATGTAAAGATTAACGTGAGTAATCATTTCATGGCAGAGGCAATAAATAAACAGGTTAATGAAAGTAAGAAACCTTCAGAACAGAAAGAAGTAGAAACCAAGAAATAA
- a CDS encoding branched-chain amino acid transaminase produces MNSKNADFIWFDGEFKPWDSVTVPITTHAIHYGTSVFEGIRGYSNDENLFVFKLKEHMERLIQSAEVYSINSRFTLSEICTSTVELLKKNNIKKSCYIRPLLFVGLHGIDLNVTRNSPSHLAIIAFPFNRYFPETGIRTCISSWRRINENSTPPMAKAGGNYMNSVLATQECKRNGYDESILLDYQGNVSEAPGENIFLVRGNKIYTPPLSDSVLEGITRDTAITLAKRLGYEVQERSITRTELYIADELFVTGTAAEITPIISVDNHKVGSGQVGEITKKISDFYQKVVVSQISDYREWLTPVW; encoded by the coding sequence ATGAACAGTAAGAATGCCGATTTTATCTGGTTTGATGGTGAGTTCAAGCCGTGGGATTCAGTAACCGTGCCCATAACTACTCATGCAATACATTATGGAACATCAGTGTTTGAGGGCATAAGAGGATATTCAAATGATGAAAACCTATTTGTTTTTAAACTTAAAGAACATATGGAAAGATTAATTCAGTCTGCTGAAGTTTATTCTATAAATTCTCGATTTACGCTATCCGAAATATGTACCTCAACAGTTGAGCTCCTAAAAAAGAACAACATTAAAAAGTCTTGCTACATCAGACCTTTGTTATTTGTTGGATTACATGGAATAGACCTTAATGTCACCCGGAATTCTCCTTCTCACTTGGCAATCATTGCGTTCCCATTTAACAGATATTTCCCAGAAACAGGAATAAGAACTTGTATATCATCTTGGAGGCGAATAAATGAGAACTCTACTCCACCTATGGCCAAAGCAGGTGGCAATTATATGAATTCAGTACTCGCAACTCAAGAATGTAAAAGAAACGGCTATGATGAATCAATACTCTTAGATTACCAAGGTAACGTAAGCGAAGCTCCAGGCGAAAATATTTTTTTGGTCAGAGGAAACAAGATTTATACTCCTCCGCTCTCAGATTCTGTCTTAGAGGGAATTACGAGAGATACCGCTATAACATTAGCAAAACGCTTGGGATACGAAGTACAAGAACGCTCCATAACACGGACGGAACTCTATATAGCGGATGAATTATTTGTAACTGGAACGGCCGCAGAAATTACACCAATAATAAGTGTTGATAACCACAAGGTGGGTAGTGGACAAGTTGGGGAGATTACAAAGAAAATTTCAGACTTTTATCAAAAAGTTGTCGTATCTCAAATTTCGGATTATAGGGAATGGCTTACCCCTGTATGGTAA
- a CDS encoding Gfo/Idh/MocA family protein, producing the protein MNEKPVRVAVIGTGGWGKNHVRVLNDLGVLTAICDSDEDRSKMLSKKYKVNSYSTLEQLLQKETDLNACLVCTPTKTHFQVAQEIMKNKINVFVEKPLSFSSSECEKLTELSKLNNVILTSGYIERFNPAVQDLKQIIDENTYGELLMMEFHRENRMPLHIKDVGIIYDTSVHDIDTAMFIFNAKPNVVFARAGKRFHNSEDFATIMLGFPDQKVAIIASNWITPKKVRRFSAVCSEGTITGDFLTQEIRIDDENKTLIPRRNFKEPLTLELENFIKAVSGDITKFLVTPEDATAVTKIAEAALISSNTGNPVYLSFS; encoded by the coding sequence TTGAATGAAAAACCAGTAAGAGTGGCCGTAATCGGTACAGGCGGTTGGGGAAAAAACCATGTTAGAGTTTTAAACGATTTAGGTGTATTAACTGCGATCTGTGACTCCGATGAAGATAGGTCAAAAATGCTCTCAAAAAAATATAAGGTCAATTCTTATTCTACATTGGAACAGTTACTTCAAAAGGAAACAGATCTAAATGCGTGTTTGGTATGCACACCAACTAAAACACACTTTCAAGTTGCCCAAGAGATAATGAAAAATAAAATAAACGTATTTGTAGAAAAACCATTATCTTTTTCCTCATCAGAATGTGAAAAACTTACAGAATTGTCCAAGCTCAATAATGTCATTTTGACCTCAGGATATATCGAACGTTTTAATCCTGCCGTACAAGATCTGAAACAGATTATTGATGAAAACACCTACGGTGAATTATTAATGATGGAATTTCACCGTGAAAATCGTATGCCTCTACATATTAAAGATGTAGGTATAATTTATGATACGTCAGTACATGATATCGATACTGCAATGTTTATTTTTAATGCTAAGCCAAATGTTGTCTTTGCACGTGCCGGAAAACGCTTTCATAATTCAGAGGATTTTGCTACGATTATGCTAGGATTTCCAGACCAAAAAGTTGCAATAATTGCATCGAATTGGATTACTCCAAAAAAGGTTAGACGATTTTCTGCTGTGTGTTCTGAAGGGACTATCACAGGTGACTTTCTAACCCAGGAAATAAGAATAGATGATGAAAACAAGACTCTTATCCCCAGAAGAAATTTTAAGGAACCCTTGACACTCGAATTGGAAAACTTCATAAAGGCAGTTTCTGGAGATATTACAAAGTTCTTGGTTACACCCGAGGATGCAACGGCGGTGACAAAAATTGCAGAAGCAGCATTAATTTCTAGTAATACAGGTAATCCCGTTTATCTATCATTTAGTTAA
- a CDS encoding DNA-binding protein, whose protein sequence is MSEVQSQPNQQNKENSLTRDAIYIGKKPLMAYVTSTLIQLANQPSVTIKARGLSIGRAVDVSQIILKRMENAGYVIGDIRIGSETVQAEDGRTRNVSTIEIEIKRNS, encoded by the coding sequence ATGTCAGAAGTACAATCACAACCCAACCAACAAAATAAGGAAAACTCGCTTACAAGAGATGCAATTTATATTGGAAAAAAACCATTAATGGCATACGTAACTTCAACACTTATTCAACTTGCAAATCAACCTTCTGTAACTATCAAAGCACGTGGTTTGAGCATTGGCAGAGCAGTAGATGTATCTCAAATAATCTTAAAACGGATGGAGAATGCCGGTTATGTTATTGGGGATATTCGGATCGGATCTGAAACAGTTCAAGCAGAAGATGGAAGAACAAGAAATGTTTCGACAATAGAAATTGAGATAAAAAGAAATTCTTAA
- the trxA gene encoding thioredoxin — MTNESGSTTSNTNAIVELSEINFESFISENKIVLVDFWATWCGPCQFMLPIFDKLSKKYSEKVRFGRLNVDDNQSIAMRLEVYAIPTFVIFVNGNAIDRAVGAVGEKGLEALLQKNQS; from the coding sequence ATGACAAATGAATCAGGATCTACTACTTCTAATACTAATGCTATAGTTGAGTTATCAGAAATCAATTTTGAATCATTTATTTCTGAAAATAAAATAGTATTAGTTGATTTCTGGGCAACATGGTGCGGCCCATGCCAATTTATGTTACCAATATTTGATAAACTTTCAAAAAAATACTCCGAAAAAGTACGGTTCGGTAGATTGAACGTAGATGACAATCAGTCTATTGCAATGCGTCTGGAAGTATATGCTATTCCTACGTTTGTTATTTTTGTTAATGGTAACGCCATTGACAGAGCAGTTGGTGCAGTAGGAGAAAAAGGATTGGAGGCACTATTGCAAAAAAACCAATCATAG
- the argH gene encoding argininosuccinate lyase: protein MYRSRPTGNLDSKALSYLSSMTEDSDLFYYDLLGSQAHVIMLYESDILSKKETIDILKGIDQLISNSASLNEYAESTAEDIHELIESAVIKMTTMNVGGKMHTARSRNDQVVLDIRMKLRDDLNRISSNLLGLINSLLSKARENIDTIMPMYTHLQQAQLGVLSHYLLSYCFSLLRNYERFSENYKRINVSPLGACAIGGSSMNIDRNKVASMLGFSGIVYNSVDATTSRDFLVEFSSNSLNTMLDLCRISEDFIIWSTSEFGFISLNDQFSSSSSAMPQKKNPDPLELIRGKTAMIEGNLVAISSIIKGLSSGYSRDLQEIKPLLWKTSSTLETSIEIMNGIVSTIFVDKDKMYAASAKSYAISLDIAEQLIMEGGISFRLSHKVIGTIVDYASRHGSIPLNLLTVSDIATSLKKIEFSHPILTPEKILTLIKLDTPENSIRFRKTKGSPNKNEQKIMIDHVEKVIFDYEKELELRSNKLHLGMDLLDKKIKHLINESS, encoded by the coding sequence ATGTATAGGTCTCGGCCCACCGGAAATTTGGATAGCAAAGCTCTATCCTATCTATCATCTATGACTGAGGATTCTGATCTATTCTATTATGATCTCTTGGGAAGTCAAGCTCACGTTATAATGTTATATGAATCTGATATATTGTCTAAAAAAGAGACAATTGACATTCTTAAAGGAATTGATCAATTGATATCTAATTCCGCTTCCTTAAACGAATATGCTGAATCGACAGCTGAGGATATTCATGAATTGATCGAATCAGCCGTTATTAAAATGACAACCATGAATGTAGGGGGCAAGATGCATACAGCAAGATCAAGAAACGATCAGGTTGTCCTGGATATTAGGATGAAACTCCGTGATGATCTAAATAGGATATCTTCAAATTTACTTGGATTGATTAATTCTCTTTTATCAAAAGCAAGGGAAAATATTGATACCATAATGCCGATGTATACTCATTTACAACAAGCTCAACTAGGTGTGTTGTCACATTATTTGCTTTCTTATTGTTTTTCATTATTGAGAAACTATGAAAGATTTTCTGAAAACTATAAACGAATTAATGTTTCTCCACTAGGGGCTTGTGCGATAGGTGGTAGCAGTATGAATATAGATCGGAACAAAGTGGCATCAATGTTGGGATTTTCCGGTATTGTTTACAATAGTGTGGATGCCACTACTTCACGCGACTTTTTGGTGGAATTTTCATCTAATTCTCTTAATACGATGCTGGATCTTTGTCGAATATCTGAGGATTTTATCATATGGTCCACATCAGAATTTGGATTTATCTCACTCAATGATCAGTTTAGCTCGTCTTCATCAGCAATGCCACAAAAAAAGAATCCAGATCCTCTGGAGCTAATCCGGGGAAAAACTGCGATGATAGAGGGAAACCTTGTAGCAATCTCTTCAATAATAAAAGGGTTGTCGTCCGGTTATAGTCGCGATTTGCAAGAAATTAAACCCCTGTTATGGAAGACTTCGTCGACATTGGAGACTTCGATTGAAATTATGAACGGCATTGTATCCACAATCTTTGTCGATAAAGATAAGATGTATGCTGCCTCGGCTAAAAGTTATGCCATATCTCTTGATATCGCAGAACAATTAATCATGGAGGGCGGTATTTCTTTTAGGTTATCTCATAAAGTAATAGGTACTATAGTAGATTATGCTTCCAGACATGGAAGTATTCCTTTGAATTTATTGACGGTTTCTGATATTGCAACTTCCCTTAAAAAAATTGAATTTTCACATCCAATTCTTACCCCAGAGAAGATATTGACCTTGATAAAGCTGGATACTCCAGAAAATTCAATAAGATTTCGTAAAACAAAAGGCTCACCAAATAAAAATGAACAAAAAATAATGATTGATCATGTAGAAAAAGTAATTTTTGATTATGAAAAGGAGCTTGAACTTCGATCAAACAAATTGCACCTGGGGATGGATCTATTGGATAAAAAAATAAAACATCTGATCAATGAATCTTCATAA
- a CDS encoding archease, giving the protein MSHGSVEYLDHMTDAYLRIHASNLGEAFEYAGLGLVGIMYELEGVEPNKQVPITAEGKDLENLLFDWLDKILLIVLLDRTIMSEFRVKITHDDETGLYGIRGYGNGEQINPDRHELKVEVKGITYHEMKILENTSKGEVMIEYIVDL; this is encoded by the coding sequence ATGTCTCACGGAAGCGTTGAATATCTTGACCATATGACCGATGCATATCTTCGTATACATGCGAGTAACCTTGGAGAGGCATTTGAGTATGCTGGATTAGGTCTGGTTGGCATTATGTATGAACTTGAAGGTGTAGAACCTAACAAACAAGTTCCCATAACGGCAGAGGGAAAGGATCTTGAAAATCTTTTGTTTGATTGGCTTGACAAAATCTTGTTAATTGTGTTACTCGACAGAACTATTATGTCAGAATTTAGAGTCAAAATTACTCATGATGATGAGACTGGGCTCTATGGCATTCGTGGTTATGGAAACGGGGAGCAAATAAACCCGGATAGACATGAACTAAAGGTTGAAGTTAAGGGAATCACATATCATGAAATGAAAATCCTGGAGAATACGAGTAAAGGTGAAGTCATGATAGAATATATAGTAGACTTGTGA
- a CDS encoding FAD-binding protein, whose protein sequence is MIIVGSGLAGLRAAITAASKNRTLKIAVLSKVQVMRSHSVSAEGGTAAVLYDNEGDNLESHIYDTIKGSDFLADQDVAERLVNWIPREIIQLDRWGMPWSRRENGRIDQRKFGGYSFPRATYAQDKVGFYEMQTLYDTCLKFDNIFFFNEWFCTSILHEGNNFQGFTCIEMKSGKFVKITAPSGIICTGGAGRIFSFSTYAYSSTPDGLDMAYRAGMALKDMEFVQFHPTGILPSGILITEGARGEGGYLINSEGERFMNNYAKEKLELAPRDVVSRSMITEIQAGRGFKHITGVDCLKLDLTHLGEERIKEKLAGIREIGIKFSGIDVINEPIEVRPVCHYMMGGIHSNLDGATELNGLWVAGEASCNSTHGANRLGANSTSECLVWGAITGELAANHALIKKNVSINISDQQVLEEEKRIYDGIFRGSGDVNPYEIRKTLTDTMDEKAYVYRNENDLIDGLKKIRSLKSLSWKHVDDQAKEYNTNFTNVMELDSMLRVAEVVLLGAINRRESRGAHSRIDYPYRDDNNFLKHTLAYYTGDNEPRMEWHPVIFTRYAPVERKY, encoded by the coding sequence ATGATTATAGTAGGATCAGGGCTGGCCGGACTTAGGGCTGCAATTACTGCGGCATCTAAAAATAGAACTCTAAAAATTGCTGTCCTGTCGAAAGTACAGGTAATGCGTTCTCATTCTGTATCAGCTGAAGGTGGAACGGCTGCAGTACTTTATGATAATGAGGGAGATAATTTAGAATCTCATATTTATGATACCATAAAAGGGAGTGACTTTTTGGCGGATCAAGATGTGGCCGAAAGACTAGTTAATTGGATTCCAAGGGAGATCATTCAACTTGACAGATGGGGAATGCCTTGGTCGAGGCGTGAGAATGGACGAATTGATCAGAGGAAATTTGGCGGTTATTCTTTCCCTAGGGCTACATATGCTCAAGATAAAGTTGGATTTTATGAAATGCAAACCTTATATGATACATGCCTAAAATTTGACAATATATTCTTCTTTAATGAGTGGTTTTGTACCTCTATTCTCCATGAAGGGAATAACTTTCAGGGCTTTACTTGCATAGAAATGAAAAGTGGAAAATTTGTAAAAATTACTGCCCCATCTGGGATAATCTGTACTGGCGGTGCTGGGAGAATTTTTAGCTTTTCTACATATGCCTATTCCTCTACACCTGATGGCTTAGATATGGCTTATCGTGCTGGAATGGCGTTGAAAGATATGGAATTTGTTCAATTTCATCCCACAGGAATCTTACCCTCTGGAATATTAATTACAGAGGGTGCTCGTGGAGAGGGAGGTTATCTGATCAATTCAGAAGGTGAACGCTTTATGAATAACTATGCAAAAGAAAAGTTGGAATTGGCACCTAGGGACGTAGTATCTCGTTCCATGATTACAGAAATCCAGGCAGGTAGAGGGTTTAAACATATTACAGGTGTTGATTGTTTGAAATTGGACCTTACTCATTTAGGCGAAGAAAGAATTAAGGAAAAGCTTGCTGGAATTAGGGAAATTGGGATCAAGTTTTCTGGAATTGATGTAATAAATGAGCCAATAGAAGTAAGACCCGTGTGCCATTACATGATGGGAGGAATTCACTCCAATCTAGATGGAGCAACCGAATTAAATGGATTGTGGGTGGCAGGTGAGGCATCGTGTAACAGTACTCATGGAGCCAACAGATTGGGAGCTAATTCTACTTCTGAATGTCTTGTTTGGGGTGCAATAACAGGAGAATTGGCTGCCAATCATGCCCTGATTAAAAAGAATGTTTCAATAAATATCAGTGATCAGCAGGTATTAGAAGAAGAAAAAAGAATCTATGATGGAATATTTCGAGGAAGTGGTGATGTCAATCCCTATGAAATCCGAAAGACTTTAACAGACACTATGGACGAAAAGGCATATGTTTATCGAAACGAGAATGATTTGATAGATGGACTAAAGAAAATCCGTAGTCTTAAATCATTGTCATGGAAACATGTAGATGATCAAGCAAAGGAGTACAATACTAATTTTACTAATGTGATGGAGCTTGATTCAATGTTACGGGTTGCGGAAGTAGTTTTGTTGGGTGCAATAAATAGACGCGAATCTCGAGGGGCACATTCAAGAATTGATTATCCATATCGTGATGATAATAACTTTTTAAAACATACTCTTGCATACTATACTGGTGATAACGAGCCAAGAATGGAGTGGCACCCTGTTATATTTACAAGATACGCTCCAGTGGAGAGGAAATACTAA
- a CDS encoding acyltransferase, with the protein MSENTDKNPIVNFVSPKASIGNNVKIWHFAYIGNDTVIGNNVMIGSLTHVDYGVKIGNDCRIEGSVYIPPLTEIGNNVFIGPGTTFTNDPYPMSKKMVGVIVEDGAIIGGRSVIKPGVTIGRNSVIAMASVVTKDVPPDVVVMGHPAQIKYSRSQYDQKKNKWEGINHSDDI; encoded by the coding sequence ATGTCAGAAAACACTGATAAGAATCCTATAGTTAACTTTGTATCGCCAAAAGCCTCCATAGGCAATAATGTCAAAATTTGGCATTTTGCATATATAGGTAATGATACTGTTATTGGAAATAACGTTATGATCGGTTCTCTTACTCATGTGGACTATGGTGTAAAAATCGGTAACGACTGCAGAATAGAGGGATCGGTTTACATTCCACCACTTACAGAAATTGGAAATAACGTTTTCATTGGACCTGGAACCACCTTTACTAACGACCCCTACCCCATGAGCAAAAAAATGGTCGGGGTGATTGTTGAAGATGGAGCCATAATTGGAGGACGTTCTGTTATTAAACCTGGTGTAACCATAGGTAGAAACAGTGTAATTGCCATGGCTTCAGTTGTAACCAAAGACGTACCTCCAGATGTAGTTGTGATGGGACATCCGGCCCAAATAAAATATAGCCGGTCTCAGTATGACCAAAAAAAGAATAAGTGGGAGGGCATAAATCATTCAGATGATATCTAA
- a CDS encoding succinate dehydrogenase, with protein sequence MSKMPLLKLRESQIMKIHYLTGICAVFFVAIHILFRLVMPFGQSLEYENVIANYHNVYYVILLELILIFISIHGFNGLRVILLELKQEQWWESTMTILVLAAMIGVIAYGTRTIIIGSGL encoded by the coding sequence ATGTCTAAAATGCCGTTATTAAAACTACGAGAGAGTCAGATAATGAAAATTCATTATCTGACTGGAATATGTGCAGTCTTCTTTGTAGCTATCCACATACTATTTAGGCTTGTAATGCCATTTGGACAGAGTTTAGAATATGAGAATGTAATAGCCAACTATCACAACGTATATTATGTCATATTGTTAGAATTGATATTGATTTTTATTTCCATTCATGGGTTCAATGGTTTACGTGTAATTTTATTAGAGCTTAAACAGGAACAGTGGTGGGAGTCCACAATGACTATATTGGTGTTGGCTGCAATGATTGGTGTCATTGCATATGGTACAAGAACTATTATCATTGGAAGTGGTTTGTGA